The following DNA comes from Gopherus flavomarginatus isolate rGopFla2 chromosome 5, rGopFla2.mat.asm, whole genome shotgun sequence.
GGCCTGCAGTTTTCAGCACCTCTCTAAAGGCCTTTGTGTTTCTGCCAGTTCCCCTTACTGTTGTGAGCAAAGTTTTAAAGGCTTCCACCCACAGCAATCTCCATCGGGGGTGATGCTAGCAGAGGGTTTGGTCTGGGTCAGACTCAGACAAGACTCAaatgggctgcagctgctggggcagtgaGCCTGGAAGGGATCAGACAAAATTGTCTTAAATCCTGTAGGGTGCTCCAGTCCTGCGGAGGGGATGGCACAGTGGATAGCacacttggggtggggtggggttgggtagGAGGTAAGCACACTTCAGGGGTCAGAAGAACACACTCATGGAGTTGGGAAGTGGTGGAAAGTTGGACCTTACAGCCTGTGGGGGCCTTCTGTGACCTTTGCTCCTATCTGGTAATGGAAAATCTCACATGCTGATGGAGAGTATCTGGACTGGGAAGGGCCACAATCCCATCCTCTGGCTCAtgacactctgtctccttttAGAAGTTGAATGGGTGCCACTTTTCCAGTGGTCGCAGATCAGTAGGGGACACCAGAAAGGGGCCAGTCCTTAGAGACAAACTGCTGGCAGCTTTGATTTCTGCCTGTACCAGCAGCAGATTCTAAATATGCTCGAGGTCTGCCTGAAGTCACTGAGAGTTTAAGCATGGGGGTTAAGAAGTGAATGTTAAACTGCAAGTTCCTCCCACTgcgggtggggatttggggaaggaaaaTACTATCACATTTTGCCCTTcccttcactgacattctttccactgacCAATCCCGCAGCTGGTATTTGGCCTGGAGTAGGAGAATGGCTCTCCCCGAATTGGAGGAGATGGCTGGAAGTTTTTTTACGTTCCTGATGCAAAAATAATCAGCACTAAAGACAAAGATGGAGGGATGTGGCCAGAGCAGGTGGCTAGGAGGTAGGATGTGGGTCAAAATCCTGGCACTGCTGTTTGCACACAGTGACTCAGTTTCTCAGTGATTCAGTTTCCCAGTTTGCAAATTGGagacacacaggggagaggagaagcTCCCTTAGTTAATGTCTGCCCAGTTGTTTGAGATGGTGGTGGAGGAGGAAGTGTTAGTATCAATAAGATGCTCACTTCTGTTGGAGGGGATGGCTTATCACTGTAAATATCCAGTGCAAAATCTCTACCTTCCTTGGAACAACTGTTCACTTTGTCTTTCATCCTTCCCACGGGATACACTGAGCATCATGCCCTGATGTGGGGCCAGATTCCTGAAAGAGTTCTGGAGCCAGTCTGctaagctctttggaaaatctagcCTTAAAGCAGGACTCCTGGCTGCTCAGCACGAACACTAACTGGGGCACAGACTATTTTTCATTatatgcttgtacagcacctagaacagtGAGGCCCAACTTGGTTGTGGcctttaggtgctaccacaatacaaatgctTGATGATAAACCACAGGACACTGACTAATCTCCAGCACCTTTGGGACTGGCCTGGTTCCTAGGGTTCTGCTGGGAGCAATATAATGGGGAGGATggaaagtttggggaccactggaggAAGCGCTGGGCaattatggggatggatggatgagtgtggaaggggatggatggatggatgtgtagGGGGCTGGGTGGATGGGTGAGCATGGGTGGATGGATgtgtatggagatggatggattggtgtgtagggggagggagggagggatggacagtgtgaggagggatggatgggtgtGTAGGGGGCTGGCAGGATGGGTGAGCATGGGTGAATGGATGTGTATGGAGCTGGATGGATTGGTGtgtagggggagggaggaatggatGGACCGATGAGCGTGAGGAGGGGTGGAAGGGTGTGTagggggctggagggatgggTGAGCATaggcagggatggatggatagatgcgtatggagatggatggatgagtgtgtagggggagggagagatggatGGGTGAGtgtgaggaaggagggatgggttTGTAGAGAGTTGGCTGGATAAGTGTGTATGGGACTGGAGGGAGGGATGAGTATtggcagggatggatggatgagtgtgaggagggagggatgggtggatggatggctgGGTGAGTgtgaggagggatggatggatgtgcagggggatggatggatggatgagtttgaggagggagggatgggtgtGTAGGGGGCTGGCTGGATAAGTgtatatggggatggagggaaggatgaGTATTAGCAGGGATGGATGAGTGTGGAAGGGGTGAgtgtgaggagggagggatgggtatATAGGAAGCTGGCTGGATACGTGTGTAtgaggatggagggagggatgaggattggcagggatggatggatggactgaTGGATGGGTGAGTGAGGGATGAGTGTGTAGGGGGAAGGATGGATGAgtgtgaggagggagggatgggtgtgtacaggggtggatggatggatgggtgagtgaggagggagggatgggtgtgtagggagatggatggatggatgagtgtgaggagggagggatgagtGTGCAGAGAGATGGATGGATAAGTGTGtatggggctggagggagggatgagGATTGGCAGGGATAAATAGATGGGTATGTAATAGGATGGATGGGtagctgggacagggagggaaGAAGATGAGTATGAGCACCAGAGAGGGTTCTAGCCTGGCACCAGGAAAGGTGATGCTCCAAGAGGGAGCTGGGCTGCAGAGAGATCAGAGCATGTGCTGTGTTTGGTACAAACCAAAGGTTCGATCCCTCACGTACATTCCTGCCACAACTTCTGGCTGCACTGGGAGTTCTGGGTGTGGGAGGAATTGCAGGATGAAGCCCAAAGTCAAGAGACCAGCCAGGCTGGTGAGAGGGTGGATTGGAGTGTCAGACACAGCAATGAGTCAGAGAAAGAGCAGGTGAAAGGATGGGGGGACCaggggacagagacagagaggtgGGACAGGCTGAGGGGCAACGTGACAGGCAGAGACTGGTGGGATAAGGGGCACAGTGAGCAATGTGTCAGAGTGGGCAATCTGACTGGCAAGTGGGTGAGGGGATGGGCAGTGCatgaggggagaagaggaggagcagagcaggggagaggtgaTGAGTGGAGCGGGTGGGGCTGAGCGAGgcatgaggggaggggaagagtgggGCGGGatgtgaggggaggggcagaatgtgaagggaggggcagagtgtgTGAGGCTCCAGGCAGAGTGGGGcgtgaggggaagggaagggtggggtatgagcagggccagcgctaccatttaggcagcctaggcaatcgcctagggcgccaggattattcggaggggcggcattttgccgggggggggcggcaggcggctccggttgacctgccgcagtggtacctgtggagggtccattggtccacggctccggtggagctgccgcagtgctgcctgcggacggtcggctgcttgcacggctccggtggacctcccgcaggcatgactgcggcagctccaccggagccatggaccaacggaccctccgcaggaatgactgcagcagctccagcagagccGCGGGATCAttgcggggggcggcgaaatggccatgtgcctagggagcgagaaaccctagcgccggtcctgggtatGAGTGGAGGGGCAGAGTGTGGTGGGCAATGAGGGGAGGGGCAAAGTGTGAGGATCAAGGCAGAGTGCGGGGTGTGAGGGGAGGGGTAGGGTGGGGCATGACcagaggggcagagtggggcaggaTGTGAGGGGAAGGGCAGAGTGTGCGAGGTGCCAGGCagagcagggtgtgaggggaggGGTAGGGTGGGACACGACCAGAGGGGCAGAGTGAGGCAGGATGTGAGGGGAGGGCAGAGTGTGCGAGGTGCCAGGCagagcagggtgtgaggggaggGGTACGGTGGGGCATGACcagaggggcagagtggggcaggatgtgaggggaggggcagagtgtgTGAGGTGCCAGGCAGAGTAGAGTGTGAGGGGAGGGGTAGGGTGGGACACAAGcagaggggcagagtggggcaggatgtgaggggaggggcagagtgtgCGAGGTGCCAGGCagagcagggtgtgaggggaggGGTACAGTGGGGCATGACcagaggggcagagtggggcaggaTGTGAGAGGAGGAGCAGAGTGTGTGAGGCTCCAGGCAGAACAGGCCTGTGGTTCGGGACAGAGCAGGGTgtgagggcaggggcagtgcaagcCTGTGGTGTGGGCAGGGTCTGGTGTGTGAGAGACACCCTGAGGGCcgcccctgtcagagctgggagctgagCTGGCCTTTTTCCTCAGTACAGGCTGGGCCTGGCCCTGGGCCATGCTGTGAGGTGCTGGCCCTGTCCCTGGCCGGGAGCAGTAACTGAAGGCAGCAGATGATGCAGGAATGCAGTGTGGAGCTGCcagcccctggcccagcctgATCATCAGTATCGCTGGAAAGAGAAGAAGTGAGAAGGACTCAAACAAGGCCCTTGTTTGCGAGGTGGCCGAGCCGCTGTCCAACACATGCCAGCCCCCCCGTCCCTCCCCAAACGCAGAACAGCCCCGGGCAGCCTAATCCCCGCAGGGAGAGCACATGAAATCAGATGGACAAGTTTTGATGTGAGGCAGCAGCTTAGGGCAGGCTCAGGTTTCCTTTAGGTTTTTCTATATTTATCTCTGTGATTTAATGCCAGCGCCAGGGTTTAAATGCCACCAAACAGTTGGTGTTAGGAGACAGAGCAGCCGCTGCTCAGCCGCACACTCTGAGGAGGCTGCTCCCCGCCAGCCACTTGCCCATGGAGCTCTTCGAGACCAGCCCTTacttctttccagaccagagatTTTACGATGGTGAAAACTATTTGAGCTCCCGTTTGCAGGGCTACGAGCAGGGGGCGTACCAGGAGCGGCCAGGCCTGGGGCTGTGTCCTGAGGGCAGGACGGGGCTGGAGGAGAAGGGCTCGCCCCTGCCTGAGCACTGCCCCGGCCAGTGTCTGCCCTGGGCATGCAAGATCTGCAAAAGGAAAACGGTTTCCATCGACCGGCGCCGCGCCGCCACCCTGCGGGAGAAGCGGAGGTTAAAAAAGGTGAACGAGGCGTTCGAGGCCCTGAAACGGAGCACATTACTGAACCCCAACCAGCGGCTGCCCAAGGTGGAGATCCTGCGCAGCGCCATCCAGTACATTGAGCGCCTGCAGAGCCTGCTCAGCACCCTCAACCAGCAGGAGCGGGAGCAGAGGGACCTGCGTTACCGCAGCACTGCCTCGCAGCCAGGGGTAAGTGCCCATCAGCCCACCCAGGGAGCTGCTGCTTCCAGagccagcccccacccagggAGATCGCAGCTTCCATAGCCAGCCCCCGCCCATAGAGAGACCGCAGCTTCCATAGCCGGCCCCCGCCCATAGAGAGAGCGCAGCTTCCATAGCCGGCCCCCACCCATAGAGAGATCCCAGCTTCCACAGCCGGCCCCCAACCATAGAGAGACCGCAGCTTCCATAGCCAGCCCCCGCCCATAGAGAGACCGCAGCTTCCATAGCCGGCCCCCACCCATAGAGAGACCACAGCTTCCATAGCCGGCCCCCGCCCATAGAGAGACCGCAGCTTCCATagccagcccccacccagggAGACCACAGCTTCCATAGCCAACCCCCACCCATAGAGAGACCGCAGCTTCCATAGCCGGCCCCCACCCATAGAGAGACCGCAGCTTCCATAGCCGGCCCCCGCCCATAGAGATACCGCAGCTTCCATAGCCGGCCCCCGCCCATAGAGAGACCGGAGCTTCCATAGCCGGCCCCCGCCCACAGAGAGACCGCAGCTTCCATAGCCGGCCCCCACTCATAGAGAGACCGCAGCTTCCATAGCCGGCCCCCACTCATAGAGAGACCGCAGCTTCCATAGCCAACCCCGGCCCATAGAGAGGGAGCAGAGCAACCACCACTTTCCAGCCATGGAGAGTGCATTTGCACCTCCTGCCTCCTAGTCCAGTGGAAAGTGGACTAGAAGGGCTGACAGTGGAGGCTGGTGACATCTGAAAATGGGCTGGCAAAAGTGACCCAGAAAGGGGCATGTGGAGCCCAGTCAAGAAAGCGGGTGACAATCCCCTGGTCAGTGCAAGCAGCCACATGGGCACAGGGTGCAAAGCGGTTTTACTTTTCAGTATTAAATGCCTGCTATGCCTTATAACCCCTTCCACAAGAACCCCCCAGGCTCCTCCTTAGGCCAAGCTCAGGTACAACTCATGGTTGCTGATAATGCCAACAAGCAAACCAAGGGGGATCTTTAGATGTGCCTCTCTGCATGGGCAAGCACCATTCTTTCCCCTTTCACAAAGGCTTAGCCTGTAAcaagacacagtccctgcatGATGGCATTGCCCAGAAAAGAGTGGCTATACTGTGCATAGGATGTCTTCCTGCAGGTGTATGCATCAGGGCAGATTCACCAGTGTTCTCACTGCTTTGCTTTGCTCTGTTAAAACAGCCTTGGGCCTGGACCCTGTGTGGCTAGAGCAGATGCCGTGTAATGGAGAATCTGGTACATGCTGTATATATTGGATCATAATATTTGGGCAGTAAATGCTCTaggcaataaaaaaaagttaacttCCTCTGCTAGTCTCATAGAAAGGCCCCTGAGCCAGGAATGCTAAGAGCAAATGTCTGCACATCCTTCCAGCAAGTGCGATTGGCACCTAGAACTGTCTTTGCAGCAGATGGCACTTGAGTGGCAAGCCCCTGCGCGTGTGCAAAGGAGAGGGCAAAAGGACGTGGGTGTGTCTGGGAAAGAGGCCACTTGTTTAGCACATTTGTTTTATTCTGTGTGTCCATCCAAGTGCCACACAAGGGCATCTGGGCCCAACCCGGAGTCTCAGAACCAGAACTGCCAACCGTACACATTCAAAACTCATGAGTCAGGGCTAGAGCTGGGTCCATTTTTTTGTTTCACGTTGAATTTTTTGTTGTACTTTTCAGTTCTcctaaaaaaattgaaaacatttgttttcagtttgaccaaagccagttttattttttacatgTTTTGGAATTGCCAGTAAGCTGAAAAATCCATTCTTTGCCCAGCTCTGGTCAgtgcccaccaccaccacaagacGGTCTTAAAAatgatgagatttttaaaagataatacaagtgggttctttttatttgcccccTGGTTTCTCAACCACTAGAGTTACACTCcagtcaagcttttctctgcaacccccggggctagaaacttactttaaaacaacaaaaaaaagacagCTGATATAGCCATGTAATCACTTGACTTCAGGAGCTGGAGATTTAAGAAGAATGCTGACTATCATGAGACTCCTGATAAAAATTTAAGAGTTAATACTGCAAAACTTCCATAACTTCTTGGCACATTTTAGGAAATGTGAAAGACTGCAATGCATTCTGGGCtgaatcctgtgaggtgctcagcactcttCACATTCCTATTGTGGTCAACAGGAGCTGAGGGTGTTCAGGACCTCACCGGAGGAGCTCTTTGTTTGCAATCTCTCGCTGCCCGTGCTCTATGGATCACAGTTCCTGAGGCGCAGATCTGGCTGTGTTTCTTGTTTCATTGCTTTTCTTTCATTATAATGATCAAAATTAAGAAAAATCTCCACAAGTAAACAACCAGATGAGGCAAAATTATAGGAACAAAGGCGTGAAAACTTAGAAAGTATGCTCAATTGGAATTTGCTACCAAAACAACCTGAACCAGGCAAGTGCTATGTTAAACTGTCAGGGCTACTAACTTTTCTTTTACCTATTTTATCCTCCTtacctcttctcttcctcccaacTCCTTGGTAGAACATATTAAAAGCTTTTACTTTAAGTGTATAATGTAAAATCtaacatttttgtgaaaaaaaaatcatttccatgacatttttctatttttggaCAAAAGTCAAACTGAAAAATTCACATTGTTTCGTTATGAActgacattttaaattgtttttttgggttttttagtttttttctccagttttttcatttccctcccttttccctggggataaaacaaacaaaaaccaaggaAATGAAAAGCCCAAACAAGATGGACATATTCAATTAAACATGAaacagaactgaagaagagcactatgtggctcgaaagcttgcctctttcaccaactgaagttgggccaataaaagctattatgtcacccaccttttctctctgaaacaaaacaaacattaaacatttcaattcactgagtagaaaaataattttcaaaaaaaaaaccatgcaaaagttttcatttttttcctggaCAATACTTACCATTTTTCAACCAGATCATGGTTGTGGGTTAACTTACTGGATCATTGGAACAATGTATATCaccacagaaaaacaaaatacaagaGAAGATGAATTTTGATTCACTAATGCCTTTGattctgttaaacaataatgtCTTTCCAAATGCAGGTGATATCTTCACTACAAAGAATTGGTGCATTTTTATTTCAAGCTGGTTACATTGCTGTAAAAACGTTGTGGAAACAAGGCAAAAGTAGCTTTTACCTCCATATAGCTAGATGAGATCAATCTATAGCCTTTCTCCCCTTCCTGGGGTTTACCAAAACTTGCTTCATCGAAGTGAAAACTACAGTGTCCTATCTACACCAGGATTTTACATCAAGATCGCTCTCTCAAGCTAGTCATCTTGACAAAAAACATCTctctttttgcagtgaagacagctTCTCGCAACCCAGGGGAGCAGATCAGTCTGTATAAATGCCAGTGATTTTGTGCAGTTTCCCTGTTTAATGTGTGAGAAGAGAAAAGGGGTATATGTCTTCACTAGACTTTTTACCTGGAGTTAAAGAATTGCCAGTTATCTCAAGATATAAAAAAGGCTGGTGTGGAcaccgtccccccccccccaccacattcGTGTCAGGCTACATTTGATCTTCACCctaggccagtgtttctcaaccttttcaggtTGGTAACCCATTCTTTGAAGTGAAATATTTGTGGCCCCCTTACGTTTGCAAGGCAAGAGTAACTAATGTGTCAATGCTATGCCTATAGAATGTACTTGTGCGAGACCCTTGAGAGGGTGGCAGACAGTACTCGACCTTGAAACATCAGCAGTGAGGGagcaagattttctttgcttaGAGATTGTAATAACATTTTCAATGCCCCCCTGGGCCACTGATTGCCTGTTCTGACACTCCCTTCCTCCCTGGGGTCATGATCCACCCGGTGGAGAAGCAACCCTAGGCTAATCCCTGTGGTGTTTGTAGCCTTGATCAAACATGTAATTGGTCCATCCCAGCCTTTACAACTGTGTTAAGTATTACAAGTCAATTAGCACTCAGTTAACTCCAGGTAACAAACTCTAGTGAACACCAGCCCAATGGGGACTAAGGAGTGGGGATTTCTGTTGCATAACCTCCAATTGCAGTGTAGCCCTACCCAATGGCATTTTCTGTTATCCCCCAGTCTCCCCTACGATAGTGCCCAGGAGTCTAGGTGACAGGTCTGTTTATATGCAATGAGTGTTTGCCAGGAGGTGGTGTAACGGCTCCAAACTAGAACTCTTATCTGAGCAGTTGTCCCCAGTATGGCCCCATTTGGATCTCAGCACGGTTCAGCTCCCCACACCGTGGTTTCAgagaggaggtgggaggagcCATTACCAGCTGAGATGCCATTTGGTGGGTTGCGGGTGTGCCCAGGAAAGAGCTGGAGCACACAGCTGTGAGAAGTGCTGAGTATCCAAGGCAAGGCTGCGAGGCAGCTGACGTGTACAGAACCATGCCAGTAGGACAGGGGAAGCCATGGCACTAGGTGCTACAACATGTCCCAGCTCCAGTGAGGGTGGCCCTTCCCTTTCCCTTCATTTGCTCTTGCTTCCATTCCAGTTTCTGCCATGTTCAGTAACTCACTTCACACTTCTCCTCTCATGGGCCAAGGTGCATTTCCCTGCTCACACGTCTCCTCAGGAGCTTTTCCCCAGTGCCCCTATTTCTTCTCACACTGCATTTGTGCTCCTCAAACCTTCTCTTTGCTCCCCTTGTCTTTGGTCCATCTGCTGgggtctctgcctcctcctcagcAGAAAAATTCCCAACTCGAGGCTTGTTAACAATTGGCTCTACACAGATATGTAGAAAGACTCACAAGAGTTAAAGCCCCTATTGTCCTTCACAGCAGCTGATCCTGTTGGGGTCCAATTTACTGTCCCTTTCTTTCTTGAATCCCAAGAATGGAGATTCCGTCAtgagctccaggggacaaaaatATTCCTAAGGACTGAGCTAGACCATTACGGGACCTGTTAAGGTAGAACAACAATTCCCTAATTCTCATACACTCTCAGCTCCCATGAGAACAAAACGGCCATTAATGATCTGATGATCTGAGCTGCCACTTGCCCATGAGTCTCACAGAATCCATCTTGGGAGTTCATTGCTTGGATTCTTAATTAATATTTAAAGCATAGGACTTCTCACTCTGAGCAGGTTGGAGACAGTGGCTGTGTGTTTCCACATGGACTgaacatgatttttaaaac
Coding sequences within:
- the MYOG gene encoding myogenin; the encoded protein is MELFETSPYFFPDQRFYDGENYLSSRLQGYEQGAYQERPGLGLCPEGRTGLEEKGSPLPEHCPGQCLPWACKICKRKTVSIDRRRAATLREKRRLKKVNEAFEALKRSTLLNPNQRLPKVEILRSAIQYIERLQSLLSTLNQQEREQRDLRYRSTASQPGVASECGSNSASCSPEWSTQLEFSSHPGDHLLNDESSEDHNLHSLSSIVESIAVEDVAVTFQEERVQN